In Thermus hydrothermalis, the DNA window GAGGCCCAGTTCGGGGACTTCGCCAACGTGGCCCAGGTCTACATTGACCAGTTCCTGGCGAGCGCCGAGGCCAAGTGGGGCCGGCTTTCCGGCCTCGTGCTCCTCCTGCCTCACGGCCTCGAGGGCCAAGGCCCCGAGCACTCCTCGGCCCGGTTGGAACGCTTTTTGCAACTCGGGGCCAAGGACAACCTCCAGGTGGCCTACCCCACCACCCCCGCCCAGTTCTTCCACCTCCTCCGCCGCCAGGTGAAAAGGCCCATCCGCAAGCCCTTGGTGGTCATGACCCCCAAAAGCCTCCTCCGCCACCCCGAGGTGGTCTCTAGCCTGGAGGAGCTCGCCCAGGGCCGCTTCCAGAAGGTGATCCCCGAAAGGGTGAAGGGAGCGAGGAAGGTCCTCCTCACCTCCGGCAAGGTCTACTACGAGCTTCTCGCCAAGAGGCGGGAGCTTGGGGCGGAGGACGTGGCCATCCTGCGCCTAGAACTCCTCTACCCCTTCCCCGAGGCGGAGCTTCGGGAAGCCCTCGCCCCCTATCCCAAGAAGGTCCCCGTGGTCTACGTGCAGGAGGAACCCATCAACCAAGGCGCCTGGTGGTACCTCTCCGCCCGCTTCTGCGGGGAGATCCTTGGCCATCCCTTGAGCGTGGTGGCCCGGCCTGAGTCTCCAAGCCCCGCCGTGGGCTCCTCCAAGGTCCACCGGCTGGAGCAGGAAGCCCTTTTGGAAGAAGCCTTCAAGTGAGGAGGTAAAAGGTGGAAGAGCTCAAGGTGCCCTCCGTGGGCGAAAGCATCGTGGAAGTGGAGATCGGCGCTTGGCTTAAGCGGGAGGGGGAAAGCTTCGCCCAGGACGAGCCTTTGGTGGAACTCATCACCGACAAGGCCACCCTGGAACTCCCCGCCCCCTTTGCCGGCACCCTAAGGCAGATCCTCAAGAAGACCGGGGAAACGGCGCGGGTGGGCGAGGCCATCGCCCTCCTGGAAAGGGGCGTGGGGGCGGAGGCCCCCAAGGCGGAAGCGCCTAGGGCCGAGGCGGTGCGGGAAACCCCCCTGGCCATGCCCGCCGCCGAGCGCCTCATGAGGGAGAAGGGGGTTCCCGCCGAGGCGGTGGAGGGCACGGGCTTAGGCGGGCGCATCCTGAAGGAGGACGTGGAGCGGTACCTGGAGTCGGCCCAGGAAAAGCCCGCTCCCGAGCCCGCCCGCCCCGTTCCCGAAGCCCGCCCTGCCCCCACCCCCCTTCAAGCCCCCACCGACAAGCCCTGGCGGGTGAGCGAGGCGGTGCCCATGACCCCCTTGCGCCGCCGCATCGCCGAGCGCCTTCTTCTGGCGCGGCAGACCACGGCCATGCTCACCACCTTCAACGAGGCGGACATGTCCGCCGTCATCGCCCTGCGGAAGGAGCTTGGGGAGGCCTTCCAGAAGAAGCACGGGGTGAGGCTCGGCTTCATGAGCTTCTTCGTCAAGGCCGTGGTCCAGGCCCTCAAGGAAATCCCCGAGCTCAACGCCGAGATCCGCGACAACACCATCGTCTACCACCGCTACTACGACATCGGCATCGCCGTGGGCGGGGGCGAAGGGCTGGTGGTGCCGGTCCTCCGGGACGCCGACCGCCTCTCCTTCGCCGAGATTGAGCGGCAGATCGCCGACTTCGCCGAGAGGGCCCGCACCAAGAAGCTCAAGCCCGAGGAGCTCATGGGGGGCACCTTCACCATCACCAACGGGGGCATCTACGGCTCGCTCAACTCCACCCCCCTCCTGAACCCACCCCAGGTGGGCATCCTGGGCATGCACGCCATCCAGGAAAGGCCCGTGGCCCGGGAGGGCCAGGTGGTGGTCCGGCCCATGATGTACCTGGCCCTTTCCTACGACCACCGCATCGTGGACGGGCGGGAGGCGGTGACCTTCCTCCGCCGGGTGAAGGAGCTCATTGAGAACCCCGTGCGGCTCCTCCTGGAGGTTTAAGGTGTACGACCTCCTGGTCATCGGCGCAGGTCCCGGCGGGTACGTGGCCGCCATCCGGGCGGCCCAGCTGGGCATGAAGGTGGGGGTGGTGGAGCGGGAAAAGGCCCTGGGGGGGACCTGCCTCCGGGTGGGGTGCATCCCCTCCAAGGCGCTTTTGGAAACCACCGAGCGCATCTACGAGGTGAAAAAGGGCCTCCTGGGGGCCAAGGTGGAGGGCTTTAGCCTAGACCTCCCTGCCCTCCTCGCCCACAAGGACAAGGTGGTCCAGGCCAACACCCAGGGGATTGAGTTCCTCTTCAAGAAAAACGGCATCGCCCGCCACCAGGGCACGGCCCGCTTCCTTTCCGACCGGAAGGTCTTGGTGGAGGAGACGGGGGAGGAGCTCACCGCCCGCTACATCCTCATCGCCACCGGCTCCGCCCCCCTCATTCCCCCTTGGGCCCAGGTGGACTACGAGCGGGTGGTGACCTCCACCGAGGCCCTTTCCTTCCCCGAGGTGCCCAAGCGGCTCATCGTGGTGGGGGGCGGGGTCATTGGGCTAGAGCTCGGGGTGGTCTGGCACCGCCTGGGGGCGGAGGTCACCATCCTGGAGTACATGGACCGCATCCTCCCCACCATGGACGCCGAGCTTTCCCGGGCGGCGGAGAGGATTTTCAAGAAGGAGGGCCTTGCCATCCGGACCGGGGTGCGGGTCACCGCCGTGATCCCGGAGGCCAAGGGGGCCCGGGTGGAGCTGGAGGGGGGGGAGGTCCTCGAGGCCGACCGGGTCCTCGTGGCCGTGGGCCGCAGGCCCTACACCGAGGGGCTCGGCCTGGAAAACGCTGGCCTCTCCACGGACGAGCGGGGGCGCATCCCCGTGGACGAGCACCTGAGGACCCGCATCCCCCATATCTACGCCATTGGGGACGTGGTCCGGGGGCCTATGCTGGCCCACAAGGCGAGCGAGGAGGGCATCGCCGCCGTGGAGCACATGGTTACGGGCTTCGGCCACGTGGACTACCAGGCCATCCCCAGCGTGGTCTACACCCACCCCGAGGTGGCGGGCGTGGGCTACACGGAGGAGGAGCTAAAGGAGAAGGGCATCCCCTACAAGGTGGGGAAGTTCCCCTACTCCGCCTCGGGCCGCGCCCGGGCCATGGGGGAGACGGAGGGCTTTGTCAAGGTACTGGCCCACGCCAAGACCGACCGCATCCTGGGGGTCCACGGCATCGGAGCCCGGGTGGGGGATGTCTTGGCCGAGGCCGCCTTGGCCATCTTCTTCAAGGCGAGCGCCGAGGACCTGGGCCGCGCCCCCCACGCCCACCCCTCCCTTTCGGAGATCCTCAAGGAAGCCGCCCTGGCGGCGTGGGAGAAGCCGGTTCACCTTTAGGAAAAGCCTTTGGGGGCCGAGGTGTGAGGAACACCTCGGCTTTTGTATACTTATGCATGCCCCCTCTGGGGGTAGACTGGGAGCTGGCATGAAGATCGTCTTGGCATACTCCGGCGGGCTGGACACCAGCATCATCCTCAAGTGGCTGAAGGAAACCTACAACGCCGAGGTCATCGCCTTTACGGCGGACATCGGCCAGGGGGAGGAGGTGGAGGAGGCGAGGGAGAAGGCCCTAAGGACCGGGGCCTCCAAGGCCATCGCCTTGGACCTCCGGGAGGAGTTCGTGCGGGACTTTGTCTTTCCTATGTTCCGTGCCCTTCCCCTTTACGAGGGGTACTACCTCCTGGGTACCTCCATCGCCCGGCCTTTAATCGCCAAGTACCTGGTGAAGATCGCCGAGGAGGAGGGCGCGGAGGCCGTGGCTCACGGGGCCACGGGCAAGGGCAACGACCAGGTGCGCTTTGAGCTCACCGCCTACGCCCTGAAGCCGGACATTCGGGTCATCGCCCCTTGGCGGGAGTGGGGCTTTAAGGGGCGGCAGGAGATGATCGCCTACGCCGAGGCCCACGGCATCCCTGTGCCCGTGACCCAGGAGAAGCCCTACTCCATGGACGCCAACCTCCTGCATATTTCCTACGAGGGGGGGGTCCTGGAGGACCCCTGGGCTGAGCCCCCGAAGGGCATGTTCCGCATGACCCAGGACCCCGAGGAGGCCCCCGACACCCCCGAGTACGTGGAGGTGGAATTTTTTGAGGGGGACCCCGTGGCGGTGAACGGGGAGCGCCTTTCCCCGGCGGCCCTCCTGCAGAGGCTCAACGAGATTGGGGGGCGGCACGGGGTGGGCCGGGTGGACCTGGTGGAGAACCGCTTCGTGGGCATGAAGTCCCGGGGGGTTTACGAGACCCCCGGGGGCACCATCCTCTACCACGCCCGGCGGGCGGTGGAAAGCCTCACCCTGGACCGGGAGGTCCTGCACCAGCGGGACATGCTCTCCCCCAAGTACGCCGAGCTCGTCTACTACGGCTTCTGGTACGCCCC includes these proteins:
- the odhB gene encoding 2-oxoglutarate dehydrogenase complex dihydrolipoyllysine-residue succinyltransferase; this translates as MEELKVPSVGESIVEVEIGAWLKREGESFAQDEPLVELITDKATLELPAPFAGTLRQILKKTGETARVGEAIALLERGVGAEAPKAEAPRAEAVRETPLAMPAAERLMREKGVPAEAVEGTGLGGRILKEDVERYLESAQEKPAPEPARPVPEARPAPTPLQAPTDKPWRVSEAVPMTPLRRRIAERLLLARQTTAMLTTFNEADMSAVIALRKELGEAFQKKHGVRLGFMSFFVKAVVQALKEIPELNAEIRDNTIVYHRYYDIGIAVGGGEGLVVPVLRDADRLSFAEIERQIADFAERARTKKLKPEELMGGTFTITNGGIYGSLNSTPLLNPPQVGILGMHAIQERPVAREGQVVVRPMMYLALSYDHRIVDGREAVTFLRRVKELIENPVRLLLEV
- the lpdA gene encoding dihydrolipoyl dehydrogenase, with translation MYDLLVIGAGPGGYVAAIRAAQLGMKVGVVEREKALGGTCLRVGCIPSKALLETTERIYEVKKGLLGAKVEGFSLDLPALLAHKDKVVQANTQGIEFLFKKNGIARHQGTARFLSDRKVLVEETGEELTARYILIATGSAPLIPPWAQVDYERVVTSTEALSFPEVPKRLIVVGGGVIGLELGVVWHRLGAEVTILEYMDRILPTMDAELSRAAERIFKKEGLAIRTGVRVTAVIPEAKGARVELEGGEVLEADRVLVAVGRRPYTEGLGLENAGLSTDERGRIPVDEHLRTRIPHIYAIGDVVRGPMLAHKASEEGIAAVEHMVTGFGHVDYQAIPSVVYTHPEVAGVGYTEEELKEKGIPYKVGKFPYSASGRARAMGETEGFVKVLAHAKTDRILGVHGIGARVGDVLAEAALAIFFKASAEDLGRAPHAHPSLSEILKEAALAAWEKPVHL
- a CDS encoding argininosuccinate synthase, with amino-acid sequence MKIVLAYSGGLDTSIILKWLKETYNAEVIAFTADIGQGEEVEEAREKALRTGASKAIALDLREEFVRDFVFPMFRALPLYEGYYLLGTSIARPLIAKYLVKIAEEEGAEAVAHGATGKGNDQVRFELTAYALKPDIRVIAPWREWGFKGRQEMIAYAEAHGIPVPVTQEKPYSMDANLLHISYEGGVLEDPWAEPPKGMFRMTQDPEEAPDTPEYVEVEFFEGDPVAVNGERLSPAALLQRLNEIGGRHGVGRVDLVENRFVGMKSRGVYETPGGTILYHARRAVESLTLDREVLHQRDMLSPKYAELVYYGFWYAPEREALQAYFDHVAKSVTGVARLKLYKGNVYVVGRKAEKSLYQKDLVSFDELGGYDQKDAEGFIKIHALRLRVRAMAEGRRGA